In Dunckerocampus dactyliophorus isolate RoL2022-P2 chromosome 14, RoL_Ddac_1.1, whole genome shotgun sequence, one DNA window encodes the following:
- the wdr27 gene encoding WD repeat-containing protein 27 isoform X1, with translation MIVERLKLTCDKLVSHRQLACSQSFTGIPQRGTDILIYTHLDVDQKALLLTGHHGEITSMTFGKISLPVQFCSASADYVIVWNLHVCQRNVNQDKVAAGTIIGTSLGEVVHLSFCFSDERVAACSGPTAYVLSSQKEEIISALTGHLGPVTSAEFCPWNKDILITTSEDRTFKVWDLNTETVFYQSYVLSASPLLSVLFMKDNRHIVTGSTDGQVWCFSLREDFTCQLVTKIDLHKSEQRHQAGMVEQSSEAKVDISKPVLKMAPFGSCNDFSDAEKKDKSWLCIGSTDGLYVVDLATSELITVLYFKDYLGLSVTMAGSWVFSEQSNNSVVFLVSSLFTPCVSLLEFRLGDAGSVCAGNQGFSVFSSSPPLLESPLNAELKKKEPNHARKKGGIKEQPLVFHSNVKSSGYTSSPRKQMFSPKTNAQKIQSSMKTKKKKGLLLKDYPEDTAAPTVLRAHLSITNKPMYCLQYSGDGRQILCGLGDSSVLLYKSSLTGNPAVYTGHDKPVSSVSWSLNRHCWLSASHDQTLRLWTHDIPEPAVIMRKQMFSKPIKGAQFYYLDKFLLLASGDSLHLYLYHVDVTHDDIKRYEHRSFVKLARCFSTSSGADITDLSAINDFFSYIVLVCASDRSIQVFDMNTGRVAAELPDAHSRAIHCITQNKGSMFSTQAPESYNLFLTSAVTDGVKMWDLRTLRCVRRYENHINRCHSCSSAISPCGRFIACGSEDNCAYVYDVRSSSYLHKLQRHSETVLSVAFNPATPQLLTGTLDGKLSLFEPSSGVRLSRDTSSAALNVSNMAM, from the exons ATGATTGTTGAAAGGCTCAAACTGACTTGTGACAAACTTGTGTCGCACAGGCAGCTAGCTTGTAGTCAGTCTTTCACTGGCATCCCTCAGCGTGGCACGGATATTCTCATTTACACTCATTTGGACGTTGACCAGAAG GCCTTATTGCTCACTGGCCATCATGGTGAAATCACCTCCatgacttttgggaaaataagctTACCTGTCCAATTCTGTTCTGCATCTGCTGATTATGTTATTGTATGGAATTTGCACGTGTGCCAGAGAAACGTCAACCAAG ATAAAGTAGCAGCTGGGACAATCATTGGGACCTCACTTGGAGAAGTGGTCCATCTTTCCTTCTGTTTCTCTGATGAGAGAGTGGCTGCATGCTCAGGACCTACTGCATATGTTCTCAGCTCACAG AAAGAGGAAATTATCTCGGCATTGACTGGTCACTTGGGACCTGTAACATCAGCAGAGTTCTGTCCATGGAATAAAGACATTCTTATAACCACATCAGAGGACAGAACATTCAAG GTGTGGGATTTAAACACTGAGACTGTGTTCTACCAATCGTATGTACTATCAG cttctcccctgctcagtgtgcTCTTCATGAAGGATAACAGGCACATTGTCACCGGCTCCACAGATGGACAG GTTTGGTGCTTTTCTCTCCGTGAAGATTTTACTTGTCAGCTCGTGACCAAAATAGACCTTCACAAAAGTGAACAAAGACATCAAGCAG GAATGGTTGAACAGTCATCTGAAGCTAAGGTGGACATTTCCAAACCTGTTCTGAAAATGGCTCCTTTTGGCTCATGTAATGACTTCAGTGATGCAGAGAAAAA GGACAAGAGCTGGCTATGTATTGGAAGCACTGACGGCCTGTATGTGGTCGATCTGGCTACATCAGAACTGATCACAGTTCTGTATTTCAAAG ACTACCTCGGTTTGAGTGTCACAATGGCTGGGTCTTGGGTCTTCTCTGAGCAGTCTAACAATTCT GTGGTGTTTTTAGTGAGCtctttgtttacaccgtgtGTGAGCCTGTTGGAGTTTCGTCTGGGTGATGCAGGGAGTGTCTGTGCTGGAAATCAAGgcttttctgtattttcaag TTCGCCCCCACTGCTGGAGTCTCCTCTAAATGCTGAGCTGAAGAAGAAGGAGCCCAATCATGCAAGGAAAAAAG GTGGAATAAAGGAACAGCCACTTGTTTTCCACTCAAATGTCAAATCATCTGGATACACAAGCTCCCCAAG gaaGCAAAtgttttcacccaaaacaaatGCTCAAAAAATTCAGTCCTCTATGAAGACCAAGAAGAAAAA GGGTTTACTCCTCAAAGATTACCCAGAAGACACTGCAGCACCTACAGTTCTTCGTGCCCATCTGAGTATTACTAATAAGCCAATGTACTGCCTCCAGTATTCAG GTGATGGAAGGCAAATCCTGTGCGGTCTTGGCGACAGCTCTGTATTGTTGTACAAGTCTTCCCTTACTGGCAATCCAGCTGTGTATACAG GACATGACAAGCCAGTGAGCAGTGTGAGTTGGAGCCTCAACAGACACTGCTGGTTAAGTGCATCACATGACCAGACTTTGCGACTTTGGACTCATGACATCCCAGAGCCTGCTGTCATCATG AGGAAACAAATGTTCTCGAAACCTATCAAAGGTGCCCAGTTTTATTACCTGGACAAGTTTTTGCTTCTGGCATCTGGAGACTCACTGCACTTGTATTTGTACCATGTGGATGTCACACACGATGATATCAAAAG ATACGAGCATCGGAGTTTTGTCAAATTGGCAAGATGCTTTTCAACATCCTCTGGAGCAGATATTACAGACTTGTCTGCTATCAATGATTTCTTCTCCT ACATTGTTCTGGTGTGTGCCTCCGATCGGTCCATTCAAGTATTTGACATGAACACAGGTAGAGTGGCTGCAGAACTGCCTGATGCTCACAGCAGAGCCATCCACTGCATAACACAGAACAAG GGCTCAATGTTCAGCACACAGGCACCGGAATCATACAACCTCTTCCTCACCAGTGCAGTCACGGATGGTGTGAAGATGTGGGACCTTCGCACACTTCG gTGCGTGCGCCGTTATGAAAACCACATCAATCGCTGCCATTCCTGCTCTTCCGCCATTTCCCCGTGTGGTCGATTCATAGCCTGCGGCTCTGAGGACAACTGT GCTTACGTGTACGACGTCAGGAGCAGCAGCTACCTCCACAAGCTGCAGAGACACTCCGAAACAGTGCTCAGTGTGGCTTTCAATCCTGCTACACCACAG
- the wdr27 gene encoding WD repeat-containing protein 27 isoform X2, with protein MIVERLKLTCDKLVSHRQLACSQSFTGIPQRGTDILIYTHLDVDQKALLLTGHHGEITSMTFGKISLPVQFCSASADYVIVWNLHVCQRNVNQDKVAAGTIIGTSLGEVVHLSFCFSDERVAACSGPTAYVLSSQKEEIISALTGHLGPVTSAEFCPWNKDILITTSEDRTFKVWDLNTETVFYQSYVLSASPLLSVLFMKDNRHIVTGSTDGQVWCFSLREDFTCQLVTKIDLHKSEQRHQAGMVEQSSEAKVDISKPVLKMAPFGSCNDFSDAEKKDKSWLCIGSTDGLYVVDLATSELITVLYFKDYLGLSVTMAGSWVFSEQSNNSVVFLVSSLFTPCVSLLEFRLGDAGSVCAGNQGFSVFSSSPPLLESPLNAELKKKEPNHARKKGGIKEQPLVFHSNVKSSGYTSSPRKQMFSPKTNAQKIQSSMKTKKKKGLLLKDYPEDTAAPTVLRAHLSITNKPMYCLQYSGDGRQILCGLGDSSVLLYKSSLTGNPAVYTGHDKPVSSVSWSLNRHCWLSASHDQTLRLWTHDIPEPAVIMRKQMFSKPIKGAQFYYLDKFLLLASGDSLHLYLYHVDVTHDDIKRYEHRSFVKLARCFSTSSGADITDLSAINDFFSYIVLVCASDRSIQVFDMNTGRVAAELPDAHSRAIHCITQNKGSMFSTQAPESYNLFLTSAVTDGVKMWDLRTLRCVRRYENHINRCHSCSSAISPCGRFIACGSEDNCAYVYDVRSSSYLHKLQRHSETVLSVAFNPATPQLQECRAVTAY; from the exons ATGATTGTTGAAAGGCTCAAACTGACTTGTGACAAACTTGTGTCGCACAGGCAGCTAGCTTGTAGTCAGTCTTTCACTGGCATCCCTCAGCGTGGCACGGATATTCTCATTTACACTCATTTGGACGTTGACCAGAAG GCCTTATTGCTCACTGGCCATCATGGTGAAATCACCTCCatgacttttgggaaaataagctTACCTGTCCAATTCTGTTCTGCATCTGCTGATTATGTTATTGTATGGAATTTGCACGTGTGCCAGAGAAACGTCAACCAAG ATAAAGTAGCAGCTGGGACAATCATTGGGACCTCACTTGGAGAAGTGGTCCATCTTTCCTTCTGTTTCTCTGATGAGAGAGTGGCTGCATGCTCAGGACCTACTGCATATGTTCTCAGCTCACAG AAAGAGGAAATTATCTCGGCATTGACTGGTCACTTGGGACCTGTAACATCAGCAGAGTTCTGTCCATGGAATAAAGACATTCTTATAACCACATCAGAGGACAGAACATTCAAG GTGTGGGATTTAAACACTGAGACTGTGTTCTACCAATCGTATGTACTATCAG cttctcccctgctcagtgtgcTCTTCATGAAGGATAACAGGCACATTGTCACCGGCTCCACAGATGGACAG GTTTGGTGCTTTTCTCTCCGTGAAGATTTTACTTGTCAGCTCGTGACCAAAATAGACCTTCACAAAAGTGAACAAAGACATCAAGCAG GAATGGTTGAACAGTCATCTGAAGCTAAGGTGGACATTTCCAAACCTGTTCTGAAAATGGCTCCTTTTGGCTCATGTAATGACTTCAGTGATGCAGAGAAAAA GGACAAGAGCTGGCTATGTATTGGAAGCACTGACGGCCTGTATGTGGTCGATCTGGCTACATCAGAACTGATCACAGTTCTGTATTTCAAAG ACTACCTCGGTTTGAGTGTCACAATGGCTGGGTCTTGGGTCTTCTCTGAGCAGTCTAACAATTCT GTGGTGTTTTTAGTGAGCtctttgtttacaccgtgtGTGAGCCTGTTGGAGTTTCGTCTGGGTGATGCAGGGAGTGTCTGTGCTGGAAATCAAGgcttttctgtattttcaag TTCGCCCCCACTGCTGGAGTCTCCTCTAAATGCTGAGCTGAAGAAGAAGGAGCCCAATCATGCAAGGAAAAAAG GTGGAATAAAGGAACAGCCACTTGTTTTCCACTCAAATGTCAAATCATCTGGATACACAAGCTCCCCAAG gaaGCAAAtgttttcacccaaaacaaatGCTCAAAAAATTCAGTCCTCTATGAAGACCAAGAAGAAAAA GGGTTTACTCCTCAAAGATTACCCAGAAGACACTGCAGCACCTACAGTTCTTCGTGCCCATCTGAGTATTACTAATAAGCCAATGTACTGCCTCCAGTATTCAG GTGATGGAAGGCAAATCCTGTGCGGTCTTGGCGACAGCTCTGTATTGTTGTACAAGTCTTCCCTTACTGGCAATCCAGCTGTGTATACAG GACATGACAAGCCAGTGAGCAGTGTGAGTTGGAGCCTCAACAGACACTGCTGGTTAAGTGCATCACATGACCAGACTTTGCGACTTTGGACTCATGACATCCCAGAGCCTGCTGTCATCATG AGGAAACAAATGTTCTCGAAACCTATCAAAGGTGCCCAGTTTTATTACCTGGACAAGTTTTTGCTTCTGGCATCTGGAGACTCACTGCACTTGTATTTGTACCATGTGGATGTCACACACGATGATATCAAAAG ATACGAGCATCGGAGTTTTGTCAAATTGGCAAGATGCTTTTCAACATCCTCTGGAGCAGATATTACAGACTTGTCTGCTATCAATGATTTCTTCTCCT ACATTGTTCTGGTGTGTGCCTCCGATCGGTCCATTCAAGTATTTGACATGAACACAGGTAGAGTGGCTGCAGAACTGCCTGATGCTCACAGCAGAGCCATCCACTGCATAACACAGAACAAG GGCTCAATGTTCAGCACACAGGCACCGGAATCATACAACCTCTTCCTCACCAGTGCAGTCACGGATGGTGTGAAGATGTGGGACCTTCGCACACTTCG gTGCGTGCGCCGTTATGAAAACCACATCAATCGCTGCCATTCCTGCTCTTCCGCCATTTCCCCGTGTGGTCGATTCATAGCCTGCGGCTCTGAGGACAACTGT GCTTACGTGTACGACGTCAGGAGCAGCAGCTACCTCCACAAGCTGCAGAGACACTCCGAAACAGTGCTCAGTGTGGCTTTCAATCCTGCTACACCACAG